From the Actinomadura luzonensis genome, the window GTGCACGTGCGCGAGGAGCTGGTGGCCGAACGACACCGGCTGCGCGTGCTGCAGGTGGGTCATGCCGGGCGCGGCGGTCTCGGCGTGCTGCTCGGCCTGGGCCATGAGCGCCGTCTCCAGCTCGACCACCCGGGAGACGACCATGCGGACGTGGTCGCGGAGGTAGAGGCGCAGGTCGGTGGCGATCTGGTCGTTGCGCGAGCGGCCGGCGCGGAGCTTGCCGCCGAGCGAGCCGAGGCGTTCGAGCAGGCCGCGCTCCAGCGCGGTGTGCACGTCCTCGTCGGCCACGGTCGGCCGGAACTCGCCCGCCTTGCAGGCGCGGTCCAGGTCGTCGAGCGCGCCGATCATGCGCTCGAGCTCCTCGGCGCTCAGCAGCCCCGCCCTGTGCAGCACCCGCGCGTGCGCCCTGGACGCCGCCAGGTCGTACGGCACGAGCCGCCAGTCGAAGTGCACGCTCACCGACAGCCGGGCCAGCGCGTCGGACGGGCCGCTCTCGAAACGCCCGCCCCACAGCCGCATCGGCTTGCCTTCACTCACCGTCATCTCCTTCGTGTCCCCCGCGACCCTAGTGGAAGCCGGGCCCAGCGCAAGTCGGGCCCGGCGCGAGTCGGCCTCGCGGGTGTGTCTCAGCTGCGCCGGTCGGCGACTTTCAGCAGCGCCTCGGCGACGGCCTGGCCGCCCTGCGGGTCGCGGGTGATGACGAGGATCGTGTCGTCGCCCGCGACGGTGCCGAGGATCGACTCCCAGTCGGCGTGGTCGATGGCCGAGGACATGAACTGCGCCGCGCCGGGCGGGGTCTTCACGACGACCAGGTTGGCCGAGGCCTCGGCGCTGACCAGCAGCTCCTCCGCCACGCGCTGGAGGCGGGCGGAGGGCGACTCGCCGGCGCCGACCCGGGCGACCGGGATGCGGGCGCCGCCCTCGCCGGGCAGCGCGTACACCAGGGAGCCGTCCTCGGCGCGGAGCTTGAGCGCGCCGAGCTCGTCCAGGTCGCGCGAGAGCGTGGCCTGGGTGACCTCGACGCCGCTGTCGGCGAGCAGCTTGGCGAGCTCGGGCTGGGAGCGCACGGCCTGCCGCCGCAGCAGGTCGGTGATCTTCGCCTGCCGGGCCGCCTTGGTCATCGGGATGGTCATGGCCGGGTCGCCAGCCAGTGCAGGAGCGCCTTCTGGGCGTGCAGGCGGTTCTCGGCCTGGTCCCACACGACGCTGCGCGGGCCTTCGAGGACGTCCTCGGTGATCTCGTAGCCGCGGTAGGCGGGCAGGCAGTGCAGCACGATCGCCTCTGGCGCCGCGTGCTCCAGCAGCTCGGCGTTCACCTGGTACGGCATGAGCGCCGCCACCCGCTCCTCCTTGCCGCTCTGCCCCATCGACACCCACGTGTCGGTGGCGACCACGTGGGCGCCCTGGACGGCGGCGGCCGGGTCGGACAGGGCGGTCACCGAGCCGCCGGTGCGGGCGGCGATCGCGGCGGCCCGGTCGAGCACGACCGCGTCGGGCTGGTAGCCGGCCGGGGCGGCGACGCGCACGTGCAGGCCGGCGGTGGCGCCGCCGAGCAGGTAGGAGTGGGCCATGTTGTTGGCGCCGTCGCCGACGTAGGCGAGCGTGAGCCCGGCGGTGCGGCCCAGGTGCTCGCGGACGGTCTGCAGGTCGGCGAGGATCTGGCAGGGGTGGTACTGGTCCGTGAGGGCGTTGACGACCGGGACGCGGGAGTGCGCGGCCATCTCCTCGATGAGCTCCTGCCCGCCGGTGCGCCAGACGATGGCGGCGACCTGCCGGTCGAGGACGCGGGCGAGGTCCTTGGCGGGCTCGCCGCGGCCCATGAGGGCGGCCACGTTGTCGACGACGAGCGGCAGGCCGCCCAGCTCGCCGATGCCGGTGTGGAAGGAGACGCGGGTGCGGGCCGAGGGCTTGTCGAACAGCACCGCGACGGTCTGCGGGCCGGCGAAGGGCCGGTAGCCGAAGCGGTCCTTCTTCATCGCCTCGGCCAGGTCCAGGACCTCCGCCTGCTCGGCGGGCGTGAGGTCGTCGTCCGAGAGAAAGTGCCGCGTCACTTGCCCGC encodes:
- a CDS encoding arginine repressor, which gives rise to MTIPMTKAARQAKITDLLRRQAVRSQPELAKLLADSGVEVTQATLSRDLDELGALKLRAEDGSLVYALPGEGGARIPVARVGAGESPSARLQRVAEELLVSAEASANLVVVKTPPGAAQFMSSAIDHADWESILGTVAGDDTILVITRDPQGGQAVAEALLKVADRRS
- the argF gene encoding ornithine carbamoyltransferase, which translates into the protein MTRHFLSDDDLTPAEQAEVLDLAEAMKKDRFGYRPFAGPQTVAVLFDKPSARTRVSFHTGIGELGGLPLVVDNVAALMGRGEPAKDLARVLDRQVAAIVWRTGGQELIEEMAAHSRVPVVNALTDQYHPCQILADLQTVREHLGRTAGLTLAYVGDGANNMAHSYLLGGATAGLHVRVAAPAGYQPDAVVLDRAAAIAARTGGSVTALSDPAAAVQGAHVVATDTWVSMGQSGKEERVAALMPYQVNAELLEHAAPEAIVLHCLPAYRGYEITEDVLEGPRSVVWDQAENRLHAQKALLHWLATRP